Proteins encoded together in one Lysinibacter cavernae window:
- a CDS encoding sugar ABC transporter substrate-binding protein — protein MKRRSLLASIVAIPLLLSGCATGSGSSDAAGSSASDDLTFAVVTHGTPGDTFWDVVKSGAEQAGSDLDVTVTYQGDGDPVKQSSLITTAVAAKVDGIIVSMANPEGVKDAVEDAVAAGIPVVTINSGLDESAAYGALTHVGQSEFIAGQRTGEKLNEAGVKNAVCVIHEAGNSGLEERCKGTADTFDGSLSNVQVDIANVADAQNTIKSQLLSDSSIDAVLTLNAALAPAATQAVEEAASSAQVATFDVSADVTQLILDGKVLFAVDQQPYSQGYLPVVFLALQSRNGDTVGGGQPVYSGPGFVTAENAAKVAEFAKNGTR, from the coding sequence ATGAAACGCCGTTCGCTGCTCGCAAGTATTGTGGCCATCCCGCTCCTTCTTTCTGGCTGCGCAACCGGTTCGGGATCTTCCGACGCGGCGGGCTCCTCGGCATCCGACGACCTGACCTTCGCCGTTGTCACGCACGGCACTCCTGGCGACACGTTTTGGGACGTGGTCAAGAGCGGCGCGGAGCAGGCGGGCTCAGACCTCGACGTCACGGTCACGTATCAGGGCGACGGCGATCCCGTGAAGCAAAGCTCGCTGATTACAACGGCGGTTGCGGCCAAGGTTGACGGCATCATTGTCTCAATGGCAAACCCGGAGGGCGTGAAGGATGCGGTTGAGGATGCCGTCGCCGCAGGCATCCCCGTCGTGACGATCAACTCGGGCCTCGACGAGTCGGCGGCGTACGGAGCGCTGACCCACGTCGGCCAGAGCGAGTTCATTGCGGGGCAGCGCACCGGCGAGAAGCTCAACGAGGCCGGCGTGAAGAACGCCGTCTGCGTCATCCACGAGGCAGGCAATAGTGGCCTTGAGGAGCGATGCAAAGGCACAGCTGACACATTCGATGGCAGCCTGAGCAATGTGCAGGTTGATATTGCGAATGTCGCCGACGCGCAAAATACGATCAAGAGCCAGCTGTTGAGCGACTCGAGCATCGATGCCGTACTGACGCTGAACGCGGCGCTCGCCCCGGCTGCGACGCAGGCCGTCGAGGAGGCGGCCAGTTCGGCGCAGGTTGCAACCTTCGATGTTTCGGCGGACGTCACGCAGCTCATTCTCGATGGCAAGGTACTGTTTGCCGTTGACCAGCAGCCGTATTCTCAGGGGTACCTTCCCGTGGTCTTTCTCGCGCTGCAGAGCCGCAACGGCGACACGGTTGGCGGCGGCCAGCC